A DNA window from Bradyrhizobium sp. CCBAU 53421 contains the following coding sequences:
- a CDS encoding sulfate ABC transporter substrate-binding protein: MIRRMLPLVAGLLWASSAFAADYSLLNVSYDPTRELYVDFNKAFASAYQKETGKSVEIKQSHGGSGSQARSVIDGLQADIVTLALAYDIDAIAGKGLLPADWQKRLPLNASPYTSTIVFLVRKGNPKGIKDWDDLIKPGVAVITPNPKTSGGARWNYLAAWGYAQKKFGSVDKAKKFVADLYQNVPVLDTGARGSTVTFVERGVGDVLLAWENEAFLALREFGADKFEIVAPPQSILAEPPVAVVDTVADKKGTRAVAEAYLKYWYTKEGQEIAARNSYRPRDPEIAKEYEKSFAKVELFTIDDVFGGWTKAQKEHFAEGGIFDQIYKN, translated from the coding sequence CCGCTGGTCGCGGGATTGTTGTGGGCGAGCTCGGCCTTCGCGGCCGACTATTCGCTGCTCAACGTCTCCTACGATCCGACGCGCGAGCTCTATGTCGATTTCAACAAGGCGTTCGCGAGCGCCTATCAGAAGGAGACCGGCAAGAGCGTCGAGATCAAGCAGTCGCATGGCGGTTCGGGCTCGCAGGCCCGCTCGGTGATCGACGGATTGCAGGCCGACATCGTCACGCTGGCGCTGGCCTATGACATCGATGCGATCGCGGGCAAGGGCCTGCTGCCAGCCGATTGGCAGAAGCGGCTGCCGCTCAACGCCTCGCCCTACACCTCGACTATCGTGTTCCTGGTGCGCAAGGGCAATCCCAAGGGCATCAAGGATTGGGACGATCTGATCAAGCCCGGCGTTGCCGTGATCACGCCGAACCCGAAGACCTCGGGCGGTGCGCGCTGGAACTATCTTGCCGCCTGGGGCTACGCGCAGAAGAAGTTCGGATCGGTCGACAAGGCCAAGAAGTTCGTCGCCGACCTCTACCAGAATGTGCCGGTGCTCGACACCGGGGCGCGCGGCTCGACCGTGACCTTCGTCGAGCGCGGCGTCGGCGACGTGCTGCTGGCGTGGGAGAACGAGGCCTTTCTGGCGCTGCGCGAATTCGGCGCGGACAAGTTCGAGATCGTGGCGCCGCCGCAGTCGATCCTCGCCGAGCCGCCGGTCGCCGTCGTCGATACGGTCGCCGACAAGAAGGGCACCCGCGCCGTCGCGGAAGCCTATCTGAAGTACTGGTACACCAAGGAGGGCCAGGAGATCGCCGCGCGCAACTCCTACCGGCCGCGCGATCCCGAGATCGCCAAGGAGTACGAAAAATCCTTCGCCAAGGTCGAACTTTTCACCATCGACGACGTTTTCGGTGGTTGGACCAAGGCGCAGAAGGAGCACTTCGCCGAGGGCGGCATCTTCGATCAGATCTACAAGAACTGA
- the cysW gene encoding sulfate ABC transporter permease subunit CysW → MSMQTGLATSTTQLRTYAPATDVSVAAPAPRLEIARAEPVAARRNPRTEPGPIRLIIIALAITFLSVFVVLPLMVVFASAFSKGVVAYFAALAEPEALAAIKLTLLIAAISVTLNLVFGVVAAWAISKFEFTGKTFLITLIDLPFSVSPVISGLVFVLLFGAQGYFGAWLQAHNVHILFAVPGIALATIFVTFPFVARALIPLMQEQGTQEEEAAISLGASGLQTFFRVTLPNIKWGLLYGVLLSNARAMGEFGAVSVVSGHIRGETNTMPLLVEILYNEYQFVASFAIASLLAMLALITLVAKTVLERRLDEAEVPDGD, encoded by the coding sequence ATGTCGATGCAGACGGGATTGGCAACCTCGACGACGCAGCTGCGGACCTACGCGCCCGCGACCGATGTCAGCGTGGCGGCGCCGGCGCCGCGGCTCGAGATCGCGCGTGCCGAGCCGGTCGCTGCGCGGCGCAACCCACGCACCGAGCCGGGCCCGATTCGCTTGATCATCATCGCGCTCGCGATCACCTTCCTCAGCGTCTTCGTCGTGCTGCCGCTGATGGTCGTGTTCGCGTCGGCGTTCTCGAAAGGCGTCGTCGCCTATTTCGCGGCGCTGGCGGAGCCCGAGGCGCTTGCCGCGATCAAGCTGACGCTCTTGATCGCCGCGATCTCGGTCACGCTCAACCTGGTGTTCGGCGTGGTCGCGGCCTGGGCGATCTCCAAATTCGAATTCACCGGCAAGACCTTCCTGATCACGCTGATCGACTTGCCTTTTTCTGTTTCGCCCGTGATCTCGGGCCTGGTGTTCGTGCTGCTGTTCGGTGCCCAGGGCTATTTCGGAGCGTGGTTGCAGGCGCACAACGTCCATATCCTGTTCGCGGTGCCCGGCATTGCGCTGGCGACGATCTTCGTCACCTTTCCCTTCGTGGCGCGCGCGCTGATCCCGCTGATGCAGGAGCAGGGCACCCAGGAAGAGGAGGCGGCGATCTCGCTCGGCGCCTCCGGCCTGCAGACCTTCTTCCGCGTCACGCTGCCCAACATCAAATGGGGCCTGCTCTACGGCGTCCTGCTCAGCAACGCGCGCGCGATGGGCGAGTTCGGCGCGGTGTCCGTCGTCTCCGGCCACATCCGCGGCGAGACCAACACGATGCCGCTGCTGGTCGAGATTCTCTACAACGAATACCAGTTCGTGGCGTCGTTCGCGATCGCGTCGCTGCTCGCGATGCTGGCGCTGATCACGCTGGTGGCGAAGACCGTTCTCGAGCGGCGGCTCGACGAGGCAGAGGTGCCCGATGGCGATTGA
- a CDS encoding sulfate/molybdate ABC transporter ATP-binding protein produces MAIEVRNIVKTFGSFAALDNVDLKVADGELLALLGPSGSGKTTLLRIIAGLDWPDSGEVAIDGENALSRGASERQVGFVFQHYALFRHMTVFENVAFGLRVQPRAIRKDEATIRARVKNLLDLVQLDWLANRYPSQLSGGQRQRIALARALAIEPRILLLDEPFGALDAKVRKELRQWLRSLHNEIHVTSIFVTHDQEEALEVANRVVVMDKGKIEQIGSPGEVYDNPATAFVHGFIGESIVLPVDVAGDAVRLDGRPLNIPALGAASGAAKLFVRRHDMAVGPAGTGALEGAIRHVRSFGPIQRAEVALSGSEGKTVIEIDAPRDRELQAGEIVSLQPRRYRIFAAQ; encoded by the coding sequence ATGGCGATTGAAGTCAGGAATATCGTAAAGACGTTCGGCAGCTTTGCCGCGCTCGACAACGTCGATCTCAAGGTCGCCGACGGCGAGCTGCTGGCGTTGCTCGGTCCGTCCGGCTCCGGCAAGACGACGCTGCTGCGGATCATCGCAGGGCTGGATTGGCCCGACTCCGGCGAGGTCGCGATCGACGGCGAGAATGCGCTCTCGCGCGGCGCCAGCGAGCGCCAGGTCGGCTTCGTGTTCCAGCACTACGCGCTGTTCCGCCACATGACGGTGTTCGAGAACGTCGCGTTCGGCCTGCGCGTGCAGCCGCGGGCGATCCGCAAGGACGAGGCGACGATCCGCGCCCGCGTCAAGAACCTGCTCGATCTGGTGCAGCTCGATTGGCTGGCCAACCGTTATCCAAGCCAATTGTCCGGCGGCCAGCGGCAGCGCATCGCCCTGGCGCGCGCGCTCGCGATCGAGCCGCGGATCCTGCTGCTCGACGAGCCGTTCGGGGCGCTCGATGCCAAGGTGCGCAAGGAGCTGCGGCAATGGCTGCGCTCGCTGCACAACGAGATCCACGTCACCTCGATCTTCGTCACCCACGATCAGGAGGAGGCGCTCGAGGTCGCCAACCGCGTCGTGGTGATGGACAAGGGCAAGATCGAGCAGATCGGCTCGCCCGGCGAGGTCTATGACAATCCGGCGACCGCCTTCGTGCACGGCTTCATCGGTGAATCCATCGTGCTGCCGGTCGATGTCGCCGGCGATGCGGTGCGGCTGGACGGCCGTCCGTTGAACATTCCGGCGCTGGGAGCGGCATCCGGCGCGGCCAAGCTGTTCGTCCGCCGCCACGACATGGCGGTCGGCCCGGCCGGAACCGGGGCGCTGGAAGGCGCGATCCGGCATGTCCGCTCGTTCGGTCCGATCCAGCGCGCCGAGGTGGCCCTGTCGGGCAGCGAGGGCAAGACCGTGATCGAGATCGACGCCCCCCGCGACCGCGAGCTGCAGGCCGGCGAAATCGTCTCGCTGCAACCCCGCCGCTACCGGATCTTTGCCGCCCAGTAG
- the cysT gene encoding sulfate ABC transporter permease subunit CysT: MGLTLTWLSVIILIPLAALFLKTFELSLDQFWTIVTSRRTLNALKISFGLSFAAACVNLVMGTIIVWALVRYRFPGRRLFDAIVDIPFALPTAVAGVALTQLFAQKGWLGAPLAELGIKVAFTPIGIFIAMIFIGIPFVVRTVQPVLIDLDPEIEEAAASLGASRWHTVFRVILPSLIPALLTGFALAFARAIGEYGSVIFIAGNLPNISEIAPLLIVIRLSEFRYADATAIAVVMLVASFLIIFLINRLQRWAQARIPVH; encoded by the coding sequence ATGGGACTGACCCTGACATGGCTCTCCGTGATCATCCTGATTCCGCTGGCCGCTCTGTTCCTCAAGACGTTCGAGCTTAGCCTCGATCAGTTCTGGACCATCGTCACCAGCCGCCGCACCCTGAACGCGCTGAAGATTTCGTTCGGGCTTTCGTTCGCCGCCGCCTGCGTCAACCTGGTGATGGGCACCATCATCGTCTGGGCGCTGGTGCGCTATCGCTTTCCGGGCCGGCGGCTGTTCGATGCCATCGTCGATATTCCGTTTGCCTTGCCGACGGCGGTCGCCGGCGTCGCGCTGACGCAGCTGTTCGCCCAGAAGGGCTGGCTCGGCGCGCCGCTCGCCGAGCTCGGCATCAAGGTCGCGTTCACGCCGATCGGCATCTTCATCGCGATGATCTTCATTGGCATTCCCTTCGTGGTGCGTACGGTACAGCCGGTGTTGATCGATCTCGATCCCGAGATCGAGGAGGCGGCGGCGAGCCTGGGCGCCAGTCGCTGGCACACCGTGTTTCGCGTCATCCTGCCGAGTTTGATCCCGGCGCTGCTCACCGGCTTTGCGCTCGCCTTTGCGCGCGCCATCGGTGAGTACGGGTCGGTGATCTTCATCGCCGGCAATCTGCCCAACATCTCCGAGATCGCGCCGCTGTTGATCGTGATCCGGCTGTCGGAATTCCGCTATGCCGACGCCACGGCGATCGCGGTCGTGATGCTGGTGGCCTCGTTCCTGATCATCTTCCTGATCAACCGCCTGCAGCGCTGGGCGCAAGCCCGCATTCCCGTGCATTGA
- a CDS encoding CAP domain-containing protein: protein MKRTTVALFGLLVLGGCAADTKIPEEPAMYLNMAQPGAVLDSQAAAIMFSQYRQNNGLGTVVVDPDLTRLAEQQSQAMAARNKMDHDVKAPLGKRLEAGGYPATVAVENISAGYHTLAEAFSGWRDSPPHKANMLKSGVTKMGIAAVYAPNTKYKVFWTLILAAT from the coding sequence GTGAAACGGACGACGGTCGCCCTGTTCGGGCTTCTGGTGCTTGGCGGCTGCGCCGCGGACACCAAAATCCCGGAAGAACCGGCCATGTATCTCAACATGGCGCAGCCCGGTGCCGTGCTGGACAGCCAGGCGGCCGCGATCATGTTTTCGCAATACCGCCAGAACAATGGTCTCGGCACCGTCGTGGTCGACCCCGATTTGACCAGGCTCGCCGAGCAGCAGTCGCAGGCGATGGCCGCCCGCAACAAGATGGACCATGACGTGAAGGCCCCGCTCGGCAAGCGGCTGGAGGCCGGCGGCTATCCCGCGACGGTGGCGGTCGAGAACATCTCGGCCGGCTATCACACGCTGGCGGAGGCATTTTCGGGCTGGCGCGATTCACCGCCGCACAAGGCCAACATGCTCAAGAGCGGTGTCACAAAAATGGGCATCGCGGCCGTCTATGCTCCAAATACCAAATACAAGGTGTTCTGGACGCTCATTTTGGCGGCAACCTGA
- a CDS encoding DUF3734 domain-containing protein — MDTSDSAPTPAQAQRVLVLQGGGALGSYQAGAFQALCHAGFEPEWIAGISIGAINAAIIAGNEPDRRVPRLKEFWEMVSAPVPWNPISKHERARSLFNETSAAIIATFGVPGFFTPRIPPAPLWPPGSSQSLSYYDTAPLKKTLERLVDFDRINDLKTRLSVGAVGVTSGNFRYFDNYEFKKLGKKIGPEHIMASGALPPGFPAVVIEGEYYWDGGIASNTPLDFVLDEETSRDLLIFQVDLFSARGPLPETLLEAAEREKDIRYSSRTRMNTDKNRQIHNARMAVRDLIGKLPDYLKNDPSVELLRKASKENTVTVVHLIYKSKNYESSSKDYDFSHVGMVEHWGAGVRDVHLSMRHKEWLERPQSGETMVTYDLTGDEPMPPESKPPASK; from the coding sequence ATGGATACTTCGGATTCCGCGCCGACGCCGGCGCAAGCGCAGCGCGTACTGGTTCTTCAGGGCGGCGGTGCGCTCGGCTCCTATCAGGCCGGTGCCTTCCAGGCGCTTTGTCACGCGGGCTTCGAGCCGGAATGGATCGCCGGCATCTCGATCGGCGCCATCAATGCCGCGATCATCGCCGGCAACGAGCCGGACAGGCGCGTGCCGCGGCTGAAGGAATTCTGGGAGATGGTCTCGGCGCCGGTGCCGTGGAATCCGATCTCCAAGCATGAGCGCGCCCGCTCGCTGTTCAACGAGACCAGCGCCGCCATCATCGCAACCTTCGGCGTGCCCGGCTTCTTCACGCCGCGGATTCCGCCGGCGCCGCTGTGGCCGCCCGGCAGCTCGCAGTCGCTGAGCTATTACGACACCGCGCCGCTGAAGAAGACGCTGGAGCGCCTGGTTGATTTCGATCGCATCAACGATCTGAAGACGCGGCTGTCGGTCGGCGCGGTCGGCGTCACCTCGGGCAATTTCCGCTATTTCGACAATTACGAGTTCAAGAAGCTCGGCAAGAAGATCGGCCCCGAGCACATCATGGCCTCGGGCGCCTTGCCGCCGGGCTTTCCCGCCGTCGTGATCGAGGGCGAGTATTACTGGGACGGCGGCATCGCCTCCAACACGCCGCTCGACTTCGTGCTCGACGAGGAGACCAGCCGCGATCTCCTGATCTTCCAGGTCGACCTGTTCAGCGCGCGCGGGCCGTTGCCGGAGACGCTGCTGGAGGCCGCCGAGCGCGAAAAGGACATCCGCTATTCCAGCCGGACGCGGATGAACACCGACAAGAACCGGCAGATCCACAACGCCCGCATGGCGGTGCGCGACCTGATCGGCAAGCTGCCCGATTACCTGAAGAACGATCCGTCGGTCGAATTGTTGCGCAAGGCGTCCAAAGAGAACACCGTCACGGTGGTTCACCTGATCTACAAGAGCAAGAACTACGAGTCCTCGTCGAAGGACTACGACTTCTCCCATGTCGGAATGGTCGAGCACTGGGGCGCGGGCGTCCGCGACGTGCATTTGTCGATGCGTCACAAAGAGTGGCTAGAACGGCCGCAGTCCGGGGAAACCATGGTGACTTACGACCTCACGGGGGACGAACCCATGCCCCCTGAATCGAAGCCCCCTGCAAGCAAATAG